Proteins co-encoded in one Klebsiella michiganensis genomic window:
- a CDS encoding amino acid ABC transporter ATPase: MSFDWNYLFSLFSNADFWQATWTVIKLSLLSWIISIGFGFLLALGKQAASPWLSLPARAYIWLFRSLPLLVLLIFVYNLPQALPGSSALLSDPFWAGLIALVLSETAYIAEIHRGGLLAIPRGQREAAHALGLRYAGIQWLVIVPQALRVALPSLANEYISIVKLSSLVSVISLTEILMVGQRLYSQNFLVMETMAAVAFYYVFIVTVFDFLLKLLEKRLDVTQRKTARLPEAELEAMAAQESGLVARPALAANTPALQARKLHKAYNNVEVLGAVNLEIKPGEVVSVIGPSGSGKTTLIRLLNGLEQLDNGEILINGQPFIRLEKQGAQKPQYVENAAHRLNIGMVFQGFNLFPHLTVMKNLMLAPHYHRLATDAELKREACVLLRKVGMLEHAHKYPHQLSGGQQQRVAIARALMMRPQIMLFDEPTSALDPEKVNEVLQVIENLAGEGITMVIVTHEMNFAFSVSDRIVFMEKGRVVCDDSPQALRSGENPRITEFLKDVNLAPVAA, from the coding sequence ATGTCTTTTGACTGGAACTATTTATTCAGCCTGTTTAGCAACGCTGATTTTTGGCAGGCAACCTGGACCGTGATTAAGCTGAGCCTGCTTAGCTGGATTATCAGCATTGGGTTTGGTTTTCTTCTGGCGCTGGGCAAACAGGCGGCGTCTCCCTGGCTTTCTTTACCGGCGCGGGCTTATATCTGGCTGTTTCGCAGCCTGCCGCTGCTGGTGCTGTTGATTTTTGTCTACAACCTGCCCCAGGCGCTGCCCGGCAGTTCGGCTTTGCTGAGCGATCCTTTCTGGGCCGGTCTTATCGCGCTGGTGCTGAGCGAAACGGCCTATATTGCCGAGATTCACCGCGGTGGCCTGCTGGCCATCCCGCGCGGGCAGCGTGAAGCCGCCCATGCCCTGGGGCTGCGCTACGCCGGTATTCAGTGGCTGGTCATTGTGCCGCAGGCGCTGCGGGTGGCGCTGCCGTCGCTGGCGAACGAATACATCTCCATCGTGAAATTAAGCTCGCTGGTGTCCGTGATTTCGCTGACCGAGATCCTGATGGTCGGACAGCGGCTCTACTCGCAAAACTTCCTGGTAATGGAAACCATGGCGGCGGTGGCTTTCTATTATGTGTTTATCGTCACGGTCTTTGATTTCCTGCTGAAGCTGCTGGAAAAACGGCTGGATGTCACCCAGCGTAAAACGGCCCGTCTGCCGGAAGCTGAGCTGGAGGCGATGGCGGCGCAGGAAAGCGGGTTGGTTGCTCGCCCGGCGCTGGCCGCGAATACTCCCGCGCTGCAGGCCCGTAAGCTGCACAAAGCCTATAACAATGTGGAGGTGCTCGGCGCGGTGAACCTGGAGATCAAGCCCGGGGAAGTGGTGTCTGTTATTGGCCCGTCCGGCTCCGGAAAAACCACGCTTATCCGTCTGCTGAATGGCCTGGAACAGCTGGATAACGGCGAGATCCTGATCAACGGCCAGCCGTTTATTCGCCTGGAGAAACAGGGGGCTCAGAAGCCGCAGTACGTGGAAAACGCCGCGCACCGGTTAAATATCGGCATGGTGTTCCAGGGCTTTAACCTGTTCCCGCACTTAACGGTGATGAAAAACCTGATGCTGGCCCCGCACTACCACCGCCTGGCGACGGATGCAGAGCTGAAGCGTGAGGCCTGCGTGTTGCTGCGTAAAGTTGGTATGCTGGAGCACGCCCACAAATACCCGCATCAGCTTTCCGGCGGGCAGCAACAAAGGGTGGCGATTGCTCGGGCTTTAATGATGCGCCCGCAAATCATGCTGTTTGATGAGCCTACCTCAGCGCTGGATCCTGAAAAGGTGAATGAGGTGCTACAGGTGATAGAAAACCTGGCCGGCGAGGGTATTACGATGGTGATCGTCACCCACGAGATGAACTTTGCGTTTAGCGTGTCGGACAGAATTGTGTTTATGGAAAAAGGGCGGGTGGTCTGCGATGACTCGCCGCAGGCGTTGCGCAGCGGAGAAAACCCGCGCATTACCGAATTCCTGAAAGACGTTAACCTGGCGCCTGTGGCGGCCTGA
- a CDS encoding ABC transporter substrate-binding protein produces MAAALPLLLSGGAQAAVMTPGQLTVGSDITFPPYEYLDGKTPAGFDIEFINGVAEAMKLKPNYVDTRFTSLIPGLQAKRFELIASALFITPERQKVIDMVPYLKTGESLLTLSNASFKPTKPEELCGHKVGSMQGTYWLEKLHTLSADYCVKQGLKPITVSEFSTDPQTTQALLSHAVEVQMTDAAVASQVVDKMKGRLAVTSTELLYPVLVGLGVSKTNPELKKALNDGIAAFKASGKYSALVKKYHLAEPSEAEIQASSL; encoded by the coding sequence ATGGCGGCGGCGCTGCCTTTACTGCTTAGCGGCGGGGCTCAGGCCGCCGTGATGACCCCCGGGCAGCTTACGGTGGGCAGCGATATTACCTTCCCGCCTTACGAATACCTCGACGGCAAAACCCCGGCGGGCTTCGATATTGAATTTATCAACGGCGTGGCCGAAGCGATGAAGCTGAAGCCCAATTACGTGGATACCCGTTTCACCAGCCTGATCCCCGGTCTGCAGGCGAAGCGCTTCGAGCTGATTGCCTCCGCGCTGTTTATCACCCCTGAGCGCCAGAAAGTGATCGACATGGTGCCGTACCTGAAAACCGGCGAGTCGCTGCTGACGCTCAGCAACGCCAGCTTCAAGCCAACCAAACCGGAAGAGCTTTGTGGGCATAAAGTAGGATCAATGCAGGGTACCTACTGGCTGGAAAAACTGCACACGCTGTCTGCGGACTACTGCGTGAAGCAGGGACTGAAGCCGATTACGGTAAGCGAATTCTCAACCGACCCGCAAACCACGCAGGCGCTGCTTTCCCACGCGGTTGAAGTACAGATGACCGACGCCGCCGTGGCAAGCCAGGTGGTGGACAAAATGAAAGGGCGACTGGCGGTGACCTCGACGGAACTGCTGTACCCGGTACTGGTGGGGCTGGGGGTGAGCAAAACAAACCCGGAGCTTAAAAAAGCGCTGAACGACGGCATTGCGGCCTTTAAAGCCAGCGGGAAATACTCGGCCTTAGTGAAAAAATACCACCTGGCGGAGCCGTCCGAAGCTGAAATTCAGGCCAGTAGTTTGTAA
- a CDS encoding LysR family transcriptional regulator produces the protein MTHFTLKQLKYFVTVVEAQSIAEASRQLHIAQPSVSIAIKNLEDTFEQQFFIRHHAQGVSLTPGGLRFYEKARELLRLSYQFEQNAKADNDLVSGTIAIGCFESAAPLYLPRLIAGFRKLYPEITIRLYDGEQNELTHGLHRGRFDLAFMYNLELESTLHTEKLNAPQKPYALLPAAHPLAGKAFVTLEELSREPMILLDVIPSKSYFMNIFTDKDLHPEVAYSSPSIEMVRCMVGQGMGFSVLVTRPCTDVTYDGQRVKQVEIIDDMAASTLVMAYLRNNEPTRPTRLFMDYCRTFELMPEALAED, from the coding sequence ATGACACATTTCACGCTCAAGCAACTCAAGTATTTTGTCACCGTCGTGGAGGCGCAGAGCATCGCCGAGGCGTCAAGGCAGTTGCATATCGCCCAGCCTTCCGTTTCCATTGCCATCAAAAACCTGGAAGACACCTTTGAGCAGCAGTTTTTTATTCGCCATCACGCCCAGGGCGTTTCTCTCACGCCGGGCGGGCTGAGGTTTTATGAAAAAGCCCGCGAGCTGCTGCGGCTTTCTTACCAGTTTGAGCAAAATGCCAAAGCGGATAACGACCTGGTTTCCGGCACCATCGCCATCGGCTGCTTCGAGTCCGCAGCCCCGCTTTATCTGCCGCGGCTTATCGCCGGCTTTCGCAAGCTATACCCAGAAATTACCATCCGGCTGTACGACGGCGAACAAAATGAGTTGACCCACGGGCTGCACCGCGGGCGTTTCGACCTCGCCTTTATGTACAACCTGGAGTTAGAGAGCACGCTGCACACCGAAAAACTGAATGCCCCGCAAAAGCCTTACGCCCTGCTGCCTGCGGCCCATCCGCTGGCGGGGAAAGCGTTCGTCACGCTCGAAGAACTCAGCCGTGAACCGATGATCCTGCTGGATGTCATTCCCAGCAAAAGCTACTTCATGAATATTTTTACCGACAAAGATCTGCACCCGGAAGTGGCCTACAGTTCACCGTCGATTGAAATGGTGCGCTGCATGGTCGGCCAGGGCATGGGCTTTTCGGTGCTGGTTACCCGCCCCTGCACCGACGTAACCTATGACGGCCAGCGCGTTAAGCAGGTTGAAATCATCGATGACATGGCGGCTTCCACGCTGGTGATGGCTTATTTACGCAATAACGAACCGACCCGACCGACGCGTTTATTTATGGATTACTGCCGTACGTTTGAGCTGATGCCGGAAGCCCTGGCAGAAGATTAA